In Kordia antarctica, the following proteins share a genomic window:
- a CDS encoding FAD-dependent oxidoreductase: MKRRDFFKKGTKAVIAAGIVPMVVTSCASSKDMIYDEAKDKWYHLGTGKTGTPNRKPVVNYEVAVIGGGAAGICAAVASARNGAKTVLIQDRSVLGGNASSEIRVHLNGVNNIKGKAERETGIIEEILLHNRFENEQESFPVFDHVLYDFVVREPNLTLMLNTQAVEAVMGGNKIKSARCWQSTTEKMFTINAPVFIDCSGDGLLAATAGAEYRTGREGKAEFNEKYAPDEPDGWQMGATLLMSSKDMGKPMKYSPPSYAVKYTHEGGHKRRKFAGFQDGIWWIEVGSNDDIIADAETNRYKLMAYLHGVWDFIKNSGKFPEAENLALDWVGSLPGRRESRRFMGDYIVSEKDMTHHKNFEDAVAFGGWSLDEHNPGGIENITEPPSYFHYHFKEVYQFPFRSLYSKNISNLLFAGRNVSQTHIALSSSRIMATCALQGQAVGTAASMCVKRNVLPREIGQKYINELQEQLLRDDVFIPKRPANDSNNLAKKASLLFASSTTSGDVKNLINGISRDIYGEINHWQSDGLLAEVQLEWENAISLSAIELKCDTNLKRNIMMRKDSRNDDLYGNGIPKEMLKALSFEARVNGQWKQVGEITDNRTRLIKVKLNTLKTTAIRIKMTETYGAKNIKLFEVRCYA; encoded by the coding sequence ATGAAACGTAGAGATTTTTTCAAAAAAGGAACCAAAGCCGTCATTGCAGCAGGAATCGTGCCGATGGTAGTTACGTCATGCGCGAGTTCTAAAGATATGATTTATGATGAAGCGAAAGACAAATGGTATCATTTAGGAACAGGAAAAACAGGGACACCAAACCGAAAACCAGTAGTAAATTATGAAGTTGCTGTTATTGGTGGCGGCGCGGCAGGAATCTGTGCCGCAGTTGCATCTGCGAGAAATGGTGCAAAAACAGTGCTCATTCAAGACAGATCAGTTTTGGGTGGAAATGCATCTAGCGAAATACGCGTACATCTAAATGGAGTTAATAATATAAAAGGAAAAGCTGAACGCGAAACAGGAATTATTGAAGAAATACTACTGCACAATCGCTTCGAAAATGAACAAGAATCTTTCCCTGTATTTGATCATGTATTGTATGATTTTGTGGTACGTGAGCCAAATTTGACATTGATGTTAAACACGCAAGCTGTTGAAGCAGTTATGGGCGGAAACAAGATAAAATCTGCACGTTGTTGGCAATCAACCACAGAAAAAATGTTTACCATCAATGCGCCTGTATTTATAGATTGCTCTGGTGATGGATTGCTAGCAGCAACTGCTGGTGCGGAATATAGAACTGGGCGAGAAGGAAAAGCAGAATTTAACGAAAAATACGCACCCGACGAGCCAGACGGTTGGCAAATGGGCGCAACACTCTTAATGTCTTCCAAAGACATGGGTAAACCAATGAAGTATTCGCCGCCATCATACGCTGTAAAATACACACATGAAGGCGGACACAAAAGGAGAAAATTTGCAGGATTTCAAGATGGAATTTGGTGGATTGAAGTTGGAAGTAATGACGATATCATCGCAGATGCTGAAACAAACAGGTATAAATTGATGGCATATTTACACGGTGTTTGGGACTTTATCAAAAACTCTGGAAAATTTCCAGAAGCTGAAAACTTAGCCTTGGATTGGGTTGGTTCGTTGCCTGGCAGGAGAGAATCGCGTCGTTTTATGGGAGATTATATCGTTTCAGAAAAAGACATGACACATCATAAAAATTTTGAAGATGCGGTTGCTTTTGGAGGTTGGTCTTTAGACGAACACAATCCTGGTGGCATAGAAAACATAACGGAGCCTCCAAGCTATTTTCATTACCATTTCAAAGAAGTATATCAATTTCCGTTCAGAAGTTTATACTCAAAAAATATTTCAAACTTATTATTTGCGGGACGAAACGTAAGTCAAACACACATTGCACTATCATCTAGTAGAATTATGGCAACCTGTGCATTACAAGGACAAGCCGTAGGTACTGCCGCTTCTATGTGTGTAAAAAGAAACGTTTTGCCAAGAGAAATTGGTCAAAAATATATCAATGAACTGCAAGAACAACTTTTGCGAGACGATGTGTTTATTCCAAAACGACCTGCAAATGATTCAAATAATCTTGCAAAAAAAGCGAGTTTACTCTTTGCTTCTTCAACAACTTCGGGAGATGTGAAAAATTTGATCAATGGAATATCAAGGGATATTTATGGAGAAATAAACCATTGGCAATCCGATGGTTTACTTGCGGAAGTTCAATTAGAATGGGAAAACGCAATCTCGCTATCGGCAATCGAATTAAAATGTGATACCAACTTAAAACGTAATATCATGATGCGAAAAGATAGTAGAAACGATGACTTATATGGAAATGGTATCCCTAAAGAAATGTTGAAAGCACTTAGTTTTGAAGCTCGTGTAAATGGACAATGGAAACAAGTTGGAGAAATTACAGACAACAGAACGCGTTTAATTAAAGTAAAATTAAACACATTAAAAACAACCGCCATACGCATAAAAATGACCGAAACCTACGGTGCAAAAAATATAAAACTATTTGAAGTACGTTGTTACGCTTAA
- a CDS encoding sulfatase translates to MRFSLMLLTLLLFAFSCKSKQETKVDTPKQKPNILFIAIDDLRPEIGAYGSDIAVTPNLDKLASQGLLFNKAYCQEAICSPSRASIMTGARPETINVIENFTYFREANPDIITIPQHFKNNGYETVHTGKIYHKPAFADLELSWSREPATDKMTIKKSNTPGGFANVESQEMFKKNRAEMIEKYGPNAPRNGLGKGPAYENADVPDTFYEDGYNAELAIVTLKDMLEKNPDKPFFLGMGMKKPHLDWLAPKKYWDLYNPAEIQLATQTTAPENGATMGLHPSFELRARFGIPKKGPINDEMARTLKHAYLASVSYVDAQVGKMISALEEAGVRDNTIIIVWSDHGWHLGDMGIWGKATNYEIGTRVPLMIWTPDMPAGTRGKTSDALVELVDMYPTLAELAGLEKPTHLEGQSFMPLLQNPNQEWKHAAFSQFPTPALREWAANPLSKGMRETYFGPLIKEQEAKIKKQQGDKWNRELFENNLMGYAMRTNRYRFIVWKDYTNPEKEPVFLELYDHQTDPTETKNIAEANPAIVKELMIQFNKGWKGNKAHL, encoded by the coding sequence ATGAGATTCAGTTTAATGCTACTCACGCTTTTACTCTTTGCATTTAGTTGCAAGTCGAAGCAAGAAACGAAAGTTGACACACCGAAACAAAAGCCAAATATCTTGTTTATTGCTATAGATGATTTACGCCCTGAAATTGGCGCTTACGGTTCAGACATTGCAGTAACTCCAAATTTAGACAAGCTAGCAAGTCAAGGTTTGCTTTTTAACAAAGCATATTGCCAAGAAGCAATTTGCAGTCCGTCAAGAGCTAGTATTATGACAGGCGCACGACCAGAAACGATCAATGTTATTGAGAACTTCACCTATTTCAGGGAAGCAAATCCAGACATTATAACCATTCCGCAACACTTCAAAAATAATGGGTACGAAACGGTTCATACGGGAAAAATATACCATAAACCTGCTTTTGCAGATTTAGAACTCTCTTGGAGTAGAGAACCTGCTACGGATAAAATGACGATCAAAAAAAGCAATACGCCAGGTGGATTTGCCAATGTAGAAAGTCAAGAAATGTTCAAAAAGAATCGTGCAGAAATGATCGAAAAATATGGTCCAAATGCACCAAGAAACGGCTTAGGAAAAGGACCTGCATACGAAAATGCTGATGTTCCAGACACATTTTATGAAGATGGCTACAATGCAGAATTAGCGATTGTGACATTAAAAGATATGCTCGAAAAAAATCCTGACAAACCCTTTTTCTTAGGAATGGGAATGAAAAAACCACACTTAGATTGGTTGGCTCCAAAAAAATATTGGGACTTATACAATCCTGCAGAAATACAGCTTGCAACACAAACTACAGCACCAGAAAATGGCGCAACTATGGGATTACATCCATCATTTGAATTGCGTGCCAGATTCGGAATTCCGAAAAAAGGACCCATCAATGATGAAATGGCAAGAACGCTAAAACATGCGTATTTAGCTTCTGTATCATATGTTGATGCACAAGTTGGAAAAATGATCTCTGCCTTAGAAGAAGCTGGCGTACGCGACAACACAATTATCATTGTTTGGAGCGATCACGGTTGGCATTTAGGCGATATGGGAATTTGGGGAAAAGCCACCAATTACGAAATTGGAACACGTGTTCCATTGATGATTTGGACACCAGATATGCCTGCAGGAACTCGTGGAAAAACGTCTGATGCTTTAGTGGAATTGGTAGATATGTATCCAACATTAGCCGAATTAGCAGGATTGGAAAAGCCAACGCATTTAGAAGGACAAAGTTTTATGCCATTATTACAAAACCCAAATCAAGAATGGAAACATGCGGCATTTAGTCAATTTCCAACACCAGCCTTGCGCGAATGGGCAGCGAATCCATTATCGAAAGGAATGCGCGAAACGTATTTTGGACCATTAATTAAAGAACAAGAAGCAAAAATAAAAAAGCAACAAGGCGACAAATGGAATCGTGAATTATTTGAAAACAATCTTATGGGCTATGCAATGCGCACCAATCGATATCGATTCATCGTCTGGAAAGATTACACAAATCCTGAAAAAGAACCTGTTTTTCTTGAATTGTACGATCATCAAACAGATCCGACGGAGACAAAAAACATCGCAGAAGCAAATCCTGCAATAGTAAAGGAACTCATGATACAATTCAACAAAGGTTGGAAAGGAAACAAAGCGCACTTATAA
- a CDS encoding alpha-amylase family protein → MKKAFYLFLFLCISSLNSACAQSLETSAEQKIETLEKIIKQLENKGLDAYKEKLAIATSKEFLVYADWDERNVVENKVLFEKFKIYKDSAQILAERLPEFERSDINLLLDEVIEDAKRLLKGEITRKPYIRPNWSEIVIKGNELHYKNKPVFLSDYTWKPSTKRLDEYFGELDICLISPSQLKNEAGTLQKNIQAKLENKSSKNAGFVFISHKNVPKWTTKAYGDTFNKIVGKPFTSYDIDNPGARDMMSKLFKVTVPTIANQKFAQFGYMLTNEPRWANYTDGKKRVWFRADVSEYTVNKFKKWLQKRHTTIENVNELWNTNLSNFDKVSTQLPVDIAERGTAKWYDWTTFNQERVTDWFVFLKSEIRKYDPNAKAHLKIMPSIFTENDPDSGIDLETLTELSEINGNDAASHYNNTRDDEAWEAIYAWNWRELYMGYDFLKSVQPNQINFNSESHLLSGSRARDLYMNPKYVRATYWAAHTLGLNVTQTWFWPRREDGSLRPNSGKGYAGSNNQQPRVTFELENTMLDLNRFSEDITLFQQQEKPIRLFYSKTSATQNAEYMDKIFELYGGLNFEGISLGFATKNIINRIDNSAWEVILIHQTTQVTEEEIAALQKYLDNGGTILIDAISLLKNEYGRSITGLKSSKGTLIHVSSLQEMKSKALEIITKKNKNSSLQLIENSGSEAKKCIWREVVNAEGNQVLSIINVGKSAVTLTIQSKKSTEKIVFKNKLNGLLVAEKPILQPFEVLFIEEVKSN, encoded by the coding sequence ATGAAAAAAGCATTTTACCTTTTTCTATTTTTATGTATTTCTAGTTTGAATTCTGCCTGTGCGCAATCTTTGGAGACATCTGCCGAGCAAAAAATTGAAACACTTGAAAAAATCATCAAGCAATTAGAAAATAAAGGACTTGACGCATACAAAGAAAAATTAGCCATTGCAACTTCAAAAGAATTCTTAGTCTATGCAGATTGGGACGAACGCAATGTAGTAGAAAATAAAGTACTGTTTGAAAAATTTAAGATATATAAAGACAGCGCACAAATTTTAGCAGAAAGACTTCCCGAATTCGAACGAAGTGACATCAATTTATTATTGGATGAAGTTATTGAAGATGCTAAACGATTGCTAAAGGGAGAAATTACTAGAAAACCATACATACGCCCAAATTGGTCAGAAATTGTCATTAAAGGAAATGAATTGCACTATAAAAATAAACCTGTATTTCTGTCTGATTATACTTGGAAACCAAGCACCAAACGCTTAGATGAGTATTTTGGTGAATTGGATATTTGTCTCATCAGTCCAAGTCAGCTTAAAAATGAAGCAGGAACATTACAAAAAAATATTCAAGCCAAATTAGAAAATAAATCATCTAAAAACGCAGGTTTTGTGTTTATATCGCATAAAAATGTACCAAAATGGACAACAAAAGCGTACGGAGATACGTTTAACAAAATTGTAGGAAAACCATTTACTTCGTATGATATTGATAATCCTGGTGCGCGCGACATGATGTCAAAATTGTTCAAAGTTACCGTGCCTACAATTGCGAATCAAAAGTTTGCACAATTTGGATATATGTTGACGAATGAGCCACGTTGGGCAAATTATACTGATGGAAAAAAGCGTGTTTGGTTTCGTGCGGATGTTTCTGAATATACTGTGAACAAATTTAAAAAGTGGCTTCAAAAAAGACATACAACTATTGAAAATGTAAACGAACTTTGGAACACAAATTTGTCAAATTTTGATAAAGTTTCAACACAACTTCCTGTTGATATTGCAGAAAGAGGAACTGCAAAATGGTACGATTGGACAACGTTTAACCAAGAACGTGTGACAGATTGGTTTGTGTTTTTAAAGAGTGAAATCAGAAAATATGATCCGAACGCAAAAGCGCATTTAAAAATAATGCCATCTATTTTTACGGAAAATGATCCTGATAGTGGAATTGATTTGGAAACCTTGACCGAGTTGAGTGAGATTAACGGAAATGATGCCGCCTCGCATTATAACAATACACGAGACGACGAAGCTTGGGAAGCCATATACGCATGGAATTGGCGCGAATTGTATATGGGTTATGATTTTTTGAAATCTGTACAGCCAAATCAAATCAATTTTAATTCTGAAAGTCATTTGCTTAGCGGAAGTCGCGCACGAGATTTGTATATGAATCCGAAATATGTCCGTGCAACCTATTGGGCGGCACATACGTTGGGTTTAAATGTGACACAAACTTGGTTTTGGCCACGTAGAGAAGATGGATCATTGCGTCCAAATTCTGGAAAAGGATATGCAGGCTCAAACAATCAGCAACCTAGAGTTACTTTTGAGTTGGAAAATACAATGTTAGATTTGAATCGGTTTTCAGAAGATATAACACTGTTTCAACAACAAGAAAAGCCAATTCGATTGTTCTATTCCAAAACGAGTGCAACTCAAAACGCGGAATATATGGACAAAATTTTTGAACTGTATGGAGGTTTAAATTTTGAAGGAATATCGCTTGGTTTTGCTACAAAAAATATCATTAATCGTATTGATAATAGCGCTTGGGAAGTTATTTTGATTCATCAAACAACACAGGTTACAGAAGAAGAAATTGCAGCGCTTCAAAAATATCTGGATAATGGCGGCACAATTTTGATAGATGCTATAAGCCTTCTAAAAAATGAATATGGTCGTTCGATAACTGGTTTAAAATCATCAAAAGGAACATTGATACACGTTTCTTCTTTGCAGGAAATGAAATCCAAAGCATTGGAAATCATCACCAAAAAAAATAAAAATTCATCTCTTCAATTGATTGAAAATAGTGGAAGTGAAGCTAAAAAATGTATTTGGCGTGAAGTTGTAAATGCAGAAGGAAATCAAGTGTTATCGATTATTAATGTTGGGAAAAGTGCTGTTACATTAACGATTCAATCTAAAAAATCAACCGAAAAAATAGTATTTAAAAATAAATTAAATGGGCTGTTAGTAGCTGAGAAACCTATATTGCAACCATTTGAAGTATTGTTTATTGAAGAAGTAAAAAGTAATTAA
- a CDS encoding sulfatase family protein, whose product MNISSKIMGFSCLLVFLAIGCNSAQKGTTTAKKETSVATKTMVKTPSRPNIIMIMCDDLGYSDVGFNGSKDIKTPNLDALAANGTKFSAAYVPHPFCGPSRAGIMTGRYAHKIGAQFNLPPNSETIGEGIDINEKFFSKVLQESGYKTGLVGKWHLGAVQKYHPNNRGFDDFYGFLGGGHSYFPDDYREKYAQQKANGRKVIFEYLLPLEHNGKEVRENEYLTDALSAQGVRFIDESAKKDSPFFLFMSYNAPHTPLEAKEEDMALYANIKDKKRRTYAAMVHAVDRGVGELVAQLKASGEYENTLIVFLSDNGGRTDRGGTNYPLKEGKGSVFEGGFRVPMFFHWNGVVPAGKTYDSPISALDLYPTFAKLADATIPTTKALDGKDIWNDFMMQKPIRENENIFTMRHRNGYTDVGVRNGEWKAVKVYQQKWKLFNIEDDIEEATDVSANHPTILKELVAQAEAWSKTNIQPRWWHNEKTGVEWKADGMPDFDKTFKLD is encoded by the coding sequence ATGAATATTTCAAGTAAAATAATGGGTTTCAGTTGTCTGTTAGTTTTCCTCGCTATCGGATGCAATTCTGCTCAAAAAGGGACAACAACCGCTAAAAAAGAAACGTCTGTTGCTACGAAAACAATGGTAAAAACGCCTTCAAGACCAAATATCATCATGATTATGTGTGATGATTTAGGCTATTCAGATGTTGGATTTAACGGTTCAAAAGATATTAAAACGCCAAATTTAGATGCTTTAGCGGCAAACGGAACAAAATTTTCTGCCGCGTATGTACCGCATCCTTTTTGTGGACCAAGTCGTGCAGGAATCATGACAGGAAGATATGCACATAAAATTGGTGCACAGTTCAACTTGCCTCCAAATAGTGAAACAATTGGCGAAGGAATTGATATTAATGAAAAATTCTTTAGTAAAGTATTGCAAGAATCAGGTTATAAAACAGGATTGGTTGGAAAATGGCACTTAGGTGCTGTACAAAAATACCATCCAAATAATAGAGGATTTGATGATTTTTATGGATTTTTAGGCGGCGGACATAGTTATTTCCCAGATGATTATCGTGAGAAATACGCGCAGCAAAAAGCAAATGGACGCAAAGTTATTTTCGAATATTTGTTACCATTAGAACACAACGGAAAAGAAGTGCGAGAAAACGAATATTTAACAGATGCATTGTCAGCGCAAGGTGTTCGGTTTATTGATGAATCTGCCAAAAAAGACAGTCCATTTTTCTTATTCATGTCATATAATGCACCACATACGCCATTGGAAGCAAAAGAGGAAGACATGGCATTGTATGCAAATATTAAAGACAAAAAACGCAGAACATATGCGGCAATGGTACATGCTGTAGATAGAGGCGTTGGAGAGTTAGTTGCGCAATTGAAAGCTTCTGGTGAATATGAGAATACATTGATCGTATTTTTGAGTGATAATGGTGGACGTACAGATCGTGGCGGAACAAATTATCCGTTAAAAGAAGGAAAAGGAAGTGTTTTTGAAGGTGGTTTTCGTGTGCCAATGTTTTTCCATTGGAATGGAGTTGTGCCTGCTGGAAAAACGTATGACAGTCCAATTTCGGCTTTAGATTTGTATCCGACATTTGCCAAATTAGCAGATGCAACTATTCCAACTACAAAGGCATTGGACGGAAAAGATATTTGGAATGATTTTATGATGCAAAAGCCAATTCGTGAAAACGAAAATATCTTTACAATGCGCCATAGAAACGGATATACAGATGTTGGTGTCCGAAATGGAGAATGGAAAGCTGTAAAAGTGTACCAACAGAAATGGAAACTTTTTAATATTGAAGATGATATTGAGGAAGCTACTGATGTAAGTGCAAATCATCCAACGATTTTAAAAGAATTAGTAGCGCAAGCAGAAGCGTGGAGTAAAACCAATATTCAACCAAGATGGTGGCATAATGAAAAAACGGGTGTTGAGTGGAAGGCAGATGGAATGCCAGATTTTGACAAAACTTTTAAACTAGATTAA